CGGGCTGCGCTTTGCGGCCAAGTACCCGGAGCGCATGCACGCGCTGATCGCCTATCCGTTCATCCGCGTGGACGACACCTGGCGCAACATCTACGAGGCCTCCTGGTGGGTGGGCAGGGTGTTCGGCATCGAGCAGCTTTCGCGCCTGTATGCCGGCGTCGTACTCCCGCCCGACGTGCTGTATTCCGAAGAGGGGATCAAGTACGAGCGCTGGGCCAAGAAGCAATACGCCGCCAACGTGAACATGGCCACGCTGAAATCCGTGCTGGACGCCTACACCAACGTGGATCTGACCGCAGACATCCGCAACATCGAGTGCCCGACGCTGCTGCTGATGGGTGACGACAGCGCGCTCAACGAGAACGAGCGCATGGATTCGGCCAGCCACGACACGCTGATGCGCGAGTTTCTGGCCATCAAGTCGGACGTGGACAAGGCCGAGATTGCCGGCGCGGGATCGACCTATTGCATGATTACCAAGCCCAGGGAGTGCTGCGAGGCCGTTGTGGCCTGGCTCGCCGGGCAGCAGGACTGACCGAGAACGAAGGAGCAACGCCATGCCGATGCGCAGAGAAGACTGCCTCGACGTAAGCACCGTCACGCCGCAGGCGCTCAACTCCGGATTCACACCCGGGGCCGCCGCGCGCAACCTGAGCACCGAGAGCAAAACCGGCGGAGAACACCTGGTCATTGACCTGCCCGCGGGCTGGTCCCTGCCGCGCGGCCGAAACGAGGCCGACATCGACCTCTACGTGCTGGAAGGTTCCCTGGAAATCGGCGGCGAAACGTGGATGCAGGGCTGTTACGGCTATTTCCCGGCCGGCATGGCCTGGGGGCCGGCAGGCACGTCCGGCGGCTGCAGGCTCCTGCTGTTCACCAGCCGGCCGATGGCCTTCGAAGAGGCGGTCGACTCGCTGGCCGATGCGCATGTCGACCGGCATATCGGCTGCACCAACACCTGGCACCTGCCGTGGGTCGATCCGATGGCGGACATCGTCAAGCGCTCCACCTGGAAAGACCCGAACACGGGCCAGGAGGCCCGCCCGCCCGGCGTCCTCACCAAGGGGCTGCGCAAGGACGACGGCACCAAGGAGGTGATCGCCCTGACCGCGCTGGCGCCGGGCTTCGTCGATCCGGGCACCGAACATCATCCGCATAACGAATGCTTGTACCTGATCGCCGGCGATTGCTACATCGGCTACACCTTCGACCACAAGCGCGAGGACGTGAAGGAAGACCTCGTGCTCACCAGGGACCATTACATCGGCCGCCCGCCCGGCGTGCGTCACGGTCCCGTGTGCAGCATCAGCGGCGCGTTCTTCCTGATTTATCTCGCCGATTACTACACCGGTATTTTCGGCAAGGTGGACGACTGGGAAGAGCGCGTCAACAGCTACTTCGCCAGCGCCTCCTTCCGCTGATCCGGGGAATTCGGCATGTTGCTGAATCGCGAGCGGGCGATGGAGTTGATGGAGCGCGACGGCCTGGACGCGCTGATCGCGGTCACGCCCAACAACGTCCTGTACTTAAGCGATTTCGACACCGATTTCCTCTACGACGTGCCCTGGGTGGCCTGCGCCATCCTGCCGCGCGACCCGGACATTCCGCCCTGCCTGGTGGCCACCGAGATCGAGGCGGCCGTGCTGGTGCAGCGGCCCACCTGGATGCCGGACAAGCGCCTGTATTACTTCGGCGTGTACGGGGGCGTGCTGAAAGTACACACCTTTGCCGAGGACACCGAACTCAAGGGCGAGGACCTGGCCATCCGGCAGATGGTCGCGCAGCTGGAGGACGAGCCGTACGCCGGGATCAACGGCGCCGTCTGCGCCATGCTCGGCGAAACCGGCCTGGACAAGGGCAGGCTCGGGTTCGACGACACGCGCTTCGCCGGTCTTCTGGGCGATGCCGTGGAGCATGCCGAAATCGTCGACGCGGGAAATCTGCTGATCGAGATTCGGATGGTCAAGTCGCCCGATGAAATCGCGATTCTCAAGGAAGCTGCGGTCAAGAACGAGGCCGCGCTGCGCGCCGCGCTGGCCGCGATCAGCGACGGGGCCACCTGGAACGACGTGTATACCGCCTACGAGGTGCGGGTGGTGGAGCAGGGCGCCCGCCCGTTCGCCACCTTCAACGGCGCGGGTCCCATGAGCGCCGGCGCCGGGCGGCCCGAGCGGGACTACGTGATCCGTCCCGGCGACCAGGTCTGCTTCGACAGCATGATGAAGTGGCGCCGCTACATGGGCGATGCGCAGCGCACCGCGGTCCTGGGCGAGGCGTCACCGAAGCTGGAACGCTACTGGAAGGCCTACATGGCGGGAATCGACGAGGCCTATTCCAACCTGCGTCCCGGCATACAGACCGGCGAATTGCGGAACCGGGTCATCCAGGCGGTGCGCGCCGCCGGATTGCCGAGTTTCGAGCTGGCCTTCACCCACGGCATCGGCCTCGACCACATCGAGGTGCCGTTCATCGCCGGCGGCAACCTGGGCGACTTCCGCATCGAGGAAAACATGGTGCTGAACATCGACATGGAACTGCACGAAATCGGCTGGGGCGGAATGTTCTTCGAAGAATCCGTGCGCATTACCGCCAATGGGTCCGAGCGCCTCTATGACCTCGAACGCGACCTGATCCGCGTTTAGCCGGCCGAATGGGCAGCGCCTACAAACCCTTCTCCGAGGCCGAGCTCGAGCGCGGCCGCGCCATGTTTCTGCGCATCTTCGGGCCCGACTACGGGGCGGAATTGTGCGAACAACTGGAGCAGAACGATTTCAACCGGCAACTGATGACGCGCATCGCGCCTGAGGTCTGGGACCAGGAGGTGGTCGATCTCAAGACCATGATCCTGTGCGCCATCGGGATCGTCACCGCCGCCCGCCACGACGTGGGCTATTTCGTGCGCGCCGGCATCCACCACGGCATAACGCGCGAGGAGATGGAAGCGGTCATCATGCTGG
The sequence above is drawn from the Gammaproteobacteria bacterium genome and encodes:
- a CDS encoding DUF4437 domain-containing protein, with the translated sequence MPMRREDCLDVSTVTPQALNSGFTPGAAARNLSTESKTGGEHLVIDLPAGWSLPRGRNEADIDLYVLEGSLEIGGETWMQGCYGYFPAGMAWGPAGTSGGCRLLLFTSRPMAFEEAVDSLADAHVDRHIGCTNTWHLPWVDPMADIVKRSTWKDPNTGQEARPPGVLTKGLRKDDGTKEVIALTALAPGFVDPGTEHHPHNECLYLIAGDCYIGYTFDHKREDVKEDLVLTRDHYIGRPPGVRHGPVCSISGAFFLIYLADYYTGIFGKVDDWEERVNSYFASASFR
- a CDS encoding alpha/beta hydrolase gives rise to the protein MPRVRVDGVNLWYEVRGDGEPPLTLIGGFALVDKQFEFCEPYLTPHHRILQWHYRGVGKSDWTQSEPYSVERWVDDLAAILDAAGIERTALWCTSTGSSIGLRFAAKYPERMHALIAYPFIRVDDTWRNIYEASWWVGRVFGIEQLSRLYAGVVLPPDVLYSEEGIKYERWAKKQYAANVNMATLKSVLDAYTNVDLTADIRNIECPTLLLMGDDSALNENERMDSASHDTLMREFLAIKSDVDKAEIAGAGSTYCMITKPRECCEAVVAWLAGQQD
- a CDS encoding aminopeptidase P family protein produces the protein MLLNRERAMELMERDGLDALIAVTPNNVLYLSDFDTDFLYDVPWVACAILPRDPDIPPCLVATEIEAAVLVQRPTWMPDKRLYYFGVYGGVLKVHTFAEDTELKGEDLAIRQMVAQLEDEPYAGINGAVCAMLGETGLDKGRLGFDDTRFAGLLGDAVEHAEIVDAGNLLIEIRMVKSPDEIAILKEAAVKNEAALRAALAAISDGATWNDVYTAYEVRVVEQGARPFATFNGAGPMSAGAGRPERDYVIRPGDQVCFDSMMKWRRYMGDAQRTAVLGEASPKLERYWKAYMAGIDEAYSNLRPGIQTGELRNRVIQAVRAAGLPSFELAFTHGIGLDHIEVPFIAGGNLGDFRIEENMVLNIDMELHEIGWGGMFFEESVRITANGSERLYDLERDLIRV